The following are from one region of the Vitis riparia cultivar Riparia Gloire de Montpellier isolate 1030 chromosome 14, EGFV_Vit.rip_1.0, whole genome shotgun sequence genome:
- the LOC117931018 gene encoding germin-like protein subfamily 1 member 7 — protein sequence MKKGVSFLVTVALMALASFLASAYDPSPLEDTCVAVDEPKNAVFVNGKFCKNPNLTVAEDFLYQGLNIPGNTSNYVGSVVNLINVDQLPGENTLGVSMSRIDYEPNGQNPPHFHPRASEIFIVLEGKLLVGFITSNPEHRFISKVLNKGDVFVFPFSLIHFQVNIGHTNAVAIAAFNSQNPGLVTIASSMFGSNPPINPDFLARAFQLDKRVVEYLQARF from the exons ATGAAGAAAGGCGTTAGTTTCCTGGTAACTGTGGCCCTCATGGCATTGGCTTCGTTTCTTGCCTCTGCCTATGATCCAAGCCCACTGGAAGACACCTGTGTTGCAGTTGATGAGCCTAAGAATGCTG TATTTGTAAATGGGAAGTTCTGCAAGAACCCAAACCTGACCGTGGCCGAGGATTTCTTGTATCAAGGCCTGAATATTCCAGGAAACACATCAAATTATGTGGGCTCAGTTGTCAATCTTATAAATGTTGATCAATTACCAGGAGAAAACACTCTTGGGGTGTCAATGTCTCGTATCGATTATGAACCTAATGGTCAAAACCCTCCTCACTTTCACCCTCGTGCCAGTGAGATCTTCATTGTCTTGGAGGGAAAACTCTTAGTTGGCTTTATCACATCCAACCCTGAACACCGCTTCATTAGCAAAGTCCTGAACAAGGGGGATGTTTTTGTGTTCCCTTTCAGTCTCATTCACTTCCAAGTCAACATTGGGCACACTAATGCAGTAGCCATTGCCGCTTTTAACAGCCAAAATCCAGGTTTAGTCACCATAGCCAGTTCAATGTTTGGATCAAATCCACCCATCAATCCTGATTTCCTGGCAAGGGCCTTCCAGTTGGACAAGAGGGTGGTTGAATACCTTCAAGCACGATTCTAG